CTGAGTGAGACAGAAGTCACTGTGGGGTGACACGTGCTCAACAAAATGTGAGAATGTGAAAACACTTTAGGATCAATGTTGTATGCTGGAGACTGGAGAAATCTGATTTTAAATTGATGAATATCAAGTCAGCTGATTGTCCCTTTCTATGTAAAATAATCTCAAAGAAACAGCTGTATACACTGGAAAGGATACTTGAAACTTTAATGTGCTAAGATAAACATATAATATTTGTACTTCTGTATATCTTGTTTGTGTTTGCTTTATTATTACATATatattgatttatttaaaaataaaaaggcaaatcTGCTATCATTTGTTATGGTCTGAAGGAATACTGAGATTTAATGGCATGAGAGAACATGAGGGTTAATTGTGGGTTGAGCAGTGTTGTAGAATGGAGGGAtctaggggttcaagtacataacgctttgaagtttgcatcacatatagataaggTGGGTAATGTGGCatgtagcatgcttgccttcattgctcagacctttgaatataggagtgtTGGGACATGTTATTGAATTTGTACAGAATGgtgatgaggcctcttcttgattactgtgtccagttctggttaccttgttataggaaggatattattaacctggagaaagttcagaagagatttaccaggatgttgctgggattggagggtttgaattataaggagcgGCTGAGTaactgggatatttttcactggagcataggatgtGCCGTgattgcatggaatcttgtaaatcaccttccttatagaggtttatgaaatcatgagggatatcgATAAggtaatggcaggtgtcttttccctagggcgggggatttcaagacttggggccatatttttaatgaggaaggagaaagctttaaaaaagacatgaggcaattttTGGAATGAACCtcgagaggaaatggtggatgtggctgcagttacaatgtttaaaagacgttgagttaagtacatgaataggaaatatttagctggatatgggccaagcgcaggcaggtgggactagtttagtttgggattatgatttgtatggaatggttggaccaagggtatgttaccatgctgtacgactctacgATACTATGACGCTAAGTTGTTTATAtaaacataggagaaagtgaggactacagatgctggagaatcagagttgaaaagtgtggcactgaaaaagcacagcaggtcaggcaacatctgaagagcaggagagtcgacattttgcgCATAAGCCCATCAGCAATGTCAATGTAGGTAATTAGTAATCAGTGGGTTGTGAGCTTTAAGGTGTGTGGCAACCTGAAATAAAGCTCTAATTAAAAGTGTAGACATGACCCTGTTTAAATACAGTTCTCTTCTTCAAGATTTCCGTtacgatttgtagctcgggtgccggTTGTTGTAGTTATGGGTATGTTCGCTGGGCTGGGAAGTTGAATTGCAGACATTTCTttccttgtctaggtgacattttcTGTGctttggagtctcctgtgaagcactgctgtactgtgtcttctggaatttatttggttccattcctgctgtttCTGGTTGCCAGTTCCAGTAAGTCATtgcaatggccggtatattgggtctaggtctatgcgcttgttgatggagtccatggatgaatgtcatgcttctagaaattctctggctgtcctctgttgaGCTTGTtctatgattgttgtgttgtcccagttgaattggtggtccttgtcatctgtgtgtgtggctactagggacagttggtcatggcatttagtggctagttggtgttcatggttgCAGATTAATAGTTATCTGCCGGCttgccctatatagtgttttgtgcagcctTTGCATGGCATCCTGCAAATCACATTAGTCTTAGGTCTTTTGTCCcgttgagttgttgtctgagcgtggctgtcgtGAATCTGAGTGACCGGAGAagtgtggctgtcagttctgagacgTTTGTTTATGCAAAGTAGCGTGGCTGGTGCAGAAGGTCGTGGTATGTCATGGTCgcgttgtttgtctgttaggcatctgcagatgaagttgtGGGGCTATCCGTTCTTGGTGAATAAGCTGGAGAGGTGCTCTTCTTCTTCCCTTCGTACGCCGGGAGTGCTGCAGAGTGTCATAACCCTTTTGACCAGGGTCCTACTGccttcgtgtgtgtgtgtgtgtgtgtgtgtgtgtgtgtgtcgggtggttgctgttgtagttcaggacctggttggcatgggtgactTTCCTGTACACTGTTGTGGTGCAGTTACCATTCGGTGTTCTTTCTACTATCACATCCAGGAATGAGAGTTTGTTGCTGGTTTCCTCCTCTCTTATAAATATGATCCCTATGAGTACAATGTTGATAATCCCCACGACAATGATCATACACCAAGCTAAACGGagggcagccagagaatttctagaagtatggcgctcatccacagattccatcaacaagcacatagacctagatccaatatactggccactacagagAACAACTGGAAGCaacaggaatggaaccaaataaattccagaagatacaGTACAGCcgtacttcacaggaggctccaaatcactgaagatgtcacctagtcaagggacaaaacgtttgcaaaccaacttcccaactTAGCAAACATATCCCCAACTATGACAACAGTTCTCTTTTCATGCAGAACATTTCCCACTGCACATTTAATGTAAGTAATTGTTTTGGCATGTAATAACATTAcattcagcattatttgaacGGTAAGCTTCTTTGGATGATGTCACTGTTTATAAGCTAGCAAATACATCAGGTAAAGTATGAGGCTCCCCTTTCAAAATAACTGGAAAATAAAACAAGCTATAACACAATAAATTAGATTATAACATTCATTTTTTTCATACCTACATCCAGTCCATTGCTGTATTTTGGTTCAAATCCATTCGTAGCTTTGCATTTGAAGGTTCCCAGTTTGTCAGTGTAACTTTCTAATACAATAAATTGACCTTCTCTATGGCTTTCTGCATAGTAGTCGTTCACAAAGCTTGTATTTTTATACAATGTGTACACTATTGGTAGGGTTCCTTCATGCGATAAACATCTAATAGTTAGGTACATGCCATCCTTATTCACAAAGTTTACATCTGCCAAGATATCAGGATTCGATGCTGGAACttgaaaaagaaaatgaggagCATGAATAACACACTTAAATGAAAGTTTACcttcctttaaaaaaatacatttcacaTATTTTAAGTGACCAGCCCTGAACAGAGCCAAGAACTTAATGCAGTGAACAGTCCTACTGGTGTCAAAAACCATGCTCAGctttttcagaactgagatgGTTCCAAATGAATGCAGAAAAGGATGCATCGATGTGCCACCATCGCATCTGAATTTGTTATAAATAGCAGGAGTGATAAATAAAATCATCTCTCAAAGCAGTTGTTAAGCTTTTGTGTTATAATTGCATGTGGAGTAGTGACTGAAAATTATGCACAGAATTTTGAGCAAGCCAGACAATTGACTAAAGAGAACAGGACTGATGAAACATCattaacctgaaacattagctctgttgcTCAGGTACTACCCTGACTGTTGCATATCACTGGCATTCTCTcgattttattttcagtttccaGTATGTCACAGtactttatttttgaaatgtgcTAATATTTGTATAATAAATTTTGGTCATATAGTCAAATTATCATAGTGTGGTCATGGTGGTTTATGATTGAAAAGTATGAAGTACCACAGTTGACACTTTGTAAGAATGAGGTTATCCAAAGGCCTGGGGGTAATTGTAACATTCACCTCCTAGCAGTAGTGAGTCAGCTGTGTAATATTGTCAGCATCATTGCTTTTTCTATTGATTTTCACAGAAATATGGCAGCATGTTTAATAGGCAGTCAATCTTCCACTCAGCACGAGTTAAAATCAACTTAAGATACGGTTCTCATATTTTCTTAAATGTAACTTACTATCTTTGAGGCACCTGCTGTCACTCTTGCTTCATTCATTAATTTTTTATCACTATCGCCTTCAAAATCTCATTACAGCATTCTTCCAATGAGCCCCACGAGGGCAAATTAAAGTGGTGCATAGTTCACTTGTATCatcacaaaataaatgaataacaAAATATAAAAAACTTACCTTTAACAATTACTTCTGTGGAATTGCTGGCAATACTGAATGTTGTCATATTGAATTGGTTATTTGCTTTACATTGATAGTCACCAGCATCTTTGAGGTCAACATGATCAATAACTAGACTGGATTGGTTTATTTTGACTGAAGAGTTTGATAATAGTTCCTGTTTATTAAAGTACCATTGGTAGGTCACTCCAGAGCCTTGTTTTACTAAACAGTTTAGAGTCAGTTTGTCATGTACTTTTAGGACAGGTGGATCTGGTACTGAAGTTATACTAACTCCCAACACTGgagctaaaaaaaaatgaagattaaATTTAGTTTTACGTTCTTGTATGTATTAGTCCTTATCCAAAAGTAGTCACAATTAGAAATCAAGTCATGAAGATGATCTGGTGCAGTTCTTCAATGGCTCTTTGCCATAGAAGAACTACACCAACTGCAGATTTTATTTGTAAAGCACCTCTTAACATAAAGAAAACATCCTGGAACCCTTCCCAAagtgtgaagaaagaaacagactcTGAGTCAGTGATGAGAACTTAGGAGGGGGTGGTGAAACACTTGGTCAACTGGGGGAGATTTAAGGGAATTCTTGTATAGGACACAATGTTAGAGAGACAGAAATTTGTAGGGAAAGAATTAAGAGGATGCAGGCTAAGTAGGTGAGAGTGCAGTTGTCAGTGCTGCAGTGAGCTTGTGATGGAATGAATGAGAGACTAGAATCAGATAAACAGTGACTCCAAGGAGTCATAAAGAGTTGGAGGAGATCACTGAGATTGAGAAACGTTTAAACACAAGGATCAGAATCTTAATTTAGAAGCTTTTGGGGAATCTTATATAGATAATAAATGGCAACAGGACTTAGCATAGGAAAGGATATGAGCAGCAGAATTTGGACAAGTTGATTTATAAGGGGCAAAGATAAGAGGTCAGCCAGTGCAGATATAGAATGGTTGAGTCCAGTGGTAACAAAGGTATGGATGCAGGCAAAGTTATAGTAGAACAGGCAGGTTGGAAACACATCAAGACCAATCAGATTACAGGAGCTGAGATCAGCTTTGTTCAGCCTATAGTAGGGACCAAGAAGGGGGATGGAATCAATGGCTTCAATCTCCCCAATGTTCAGCTGGAGGCCTTAGGTTACAGCTATGGATGTCAAACAAGCTGTAATTCTTTATGGATAAGTAAAAACTGAGGTGCAGATTTTCACCGAGTTGTAACACCTTGGCAGACTATTAAAAATGGGAGGTGAGAccagacagagaattccaaacacaatTTCTAGTAGATTCCATTTTTGCTGACAAAGTAGTGGGTGGAGCATGAAACATACAAGCAAAAAAAATCTCTTGGACCATTTGAAATTGTTGATGAATTCAACCCCTCCCTGTTTCGTCCTATTCAAGCAGCCTTAAATGAAGTGTGGGTGCCTCAGTTTTAAGGATAAAGTGTAAACAATTGAAAAAAGCACACTTAAGGTTTCTTTAGGTGCTATGGTCTGAAGTGACTTAAATTCCCCagccttttaaaatttaaacatttcATTAAACGTATatcagcagcctcttgtgaatatgctTAGCTGTGGAAACcagaaagtaaaacaaaacttaTGGTCTACCAAACCAGATTTCATTTTGCAATCTGACTTTCCAGtaataccatcagctgggattgtAATG
Above is a window of Chiloscyllium plagiosum isolate BGI_BamShark_2017 chromosome 24, ASM401019v2, whole genome shotgun sequence DNA encoding:
- the LOC122562189 gene encoding Fc receptor-like protein 5 isoform X4, coding for MMGIYSDLLFLLALTQYATCQKVAGQLSNPTLQAPVLGVSITSVPDPPVLKVHDKLTLNCLVKQGSGVTYQWYFNKQELLSNSSVKINQSSLVIDHVDLKDAGDYQCKANNQFNMTTFSIASNSTEVIVKVPASNPDILADVNFVNKDGMYLTIRCLSHEGTLPIVYTLYKNTSFVNDYYAESHREGQFIVLESYTDKLGTFKCKATNGFEPKYSNGLDVDLSVKLTSNPDPPIQGYQVTLNCSITYQTTGFYTWYFVHSENNSTESTKQNQFTHIASHPGRYYCSINGQTSNWIQVLGQDSSFQTVTVAVSVAVTMLLILVLGLICYCISQKAHRCNID
- the LOC122562189 gene encoding Fc receptor-like protein 5 isoform X6, whose protein sequence is MMGIYSDLLFLLALTQYATCQKVAAPVLGVSITSVPDPPVLKVHDKLTLNCLVKQGSGVTYQWYFNKQELLSNSSVKINQSSLVIDHVDLKDAGDYQCKANNQFNMTTFSIASNSTEVIVKVPASNPDILADVNFVNKDGMYLTIRCLSHEGTLPIVYTLYKNTSFVNDYYAESHREGQFIVLESYTDKLGTFKCKATNGFEPKYSNGLDVDLSVKLTSNPDPPIQGYQVTLNCSITYQTTGFYTWYFVHSENNSTESTKQNQFTHIASHPGRYYCSINGQTSNWIQVLGQDSSFQTVTVAVSVAVTMLLILVLGLICYCISQKAHRCNID
- the LOC122562189 gene encoding Fc receptor-like protein 5 isoform X3, which produces MMGIYSDLLFLLALTQYATCQKVAGQLSNPTLQGPEKVKLNETETISCIASSEKLSILYSLYRGKTLVQVQNVSTSEPANFSVSFHSQTDGGTYKCKVESDDAMQTKYSNSINIIVLAPVLGVSITSVPDPPVLKVHDKLTLNCLVKQGSGVTYQWYFNKQELLSNSSVKINQSSLVIDHVDLKDAGDYQCKANNQFNMTTFSIASNSTEVIVKVPASNPDILADVNFVNKDGMYLTIRCLSHEGTLPIVYTLYKNTSFVNDYYAESHREGQFIVLESYTDKLGTFKCKATNGFEPKYSNGLDVDSSFQTVTVAVSVAVTMLLILVLGLICYCISQKAHRCNID